The proteins below come from a single Aquarana catesbeiana isolate 2022-GZ linkage group LG12, ASM4218655v1, whole genome shotgun sequence genomic window:
- the MC3R gene encoding melanocortin receptor 3, with product MNSSNPIIFIHSVQFNATLDFNETLLLNNLSSIEFCEQVFIKTEVFLTLGIISLLENILVILAILKNKNLHSPMYFFLCSLAVADMLVSVSNALETIVIAVQNKYLDIGDQLLQQLDDVFDTLICISLVASICSLLVIAIDRYITIFYALRYHSIMTVKKALALIMVIWISCIICGIVFIVYSESKTVIVCLITMFFTMLVLMATMYVHMFLFARLHVKRIAALPVDGVVQQRTCMKGAITITILLGVFVVCWAPFFLHLILIISCPANSYCICYGAYFNTYLILIMCNSVIDPLIYAFRSLEMRKTFKEIICCYGMNFGKCG from the coding sequence ACAACCTCAGCAGCATTGAGTTTTGTGAGCAGGTCTTCATCAAGACCGAGGTGTTCTTGACCCTGGGGATTATCAGCCTGCTGGAGAACATCCTGGTGATCCTGGCCATCCTGAAGAACAAGAACCTCCACTCGCCCATGTACTTTTTCCTCTGCAGCTTGGCCGTGGCCGACATGTTGGTCAGCGTGTCCAATGCTTTGGAGACCATCGTCATCGCCGTGCAGAACAAGTACCTGGACATTGGGGACCAGCTCCTCCAGCAGCTCGATGACGTTTTTGACACTTTGATCTGCATTTCTCTGGTGgcctccatctgcagcctgctGGTGATTGCCATAGACCGCTACATCACCATTTTCTACGCCTTACGCTATCACAGCATCATGACGGTGAAGAAAGCGTTGGCCTTGATCATGGTCATCTGGATCTCCTGCATCATCTGCGGGATCGTCTTCATCGTCTACTCCGAGAGCAAAACGGTCATCGTGTGCCTCATTACCATGTTCTTCACCATGCTCGTCCTCATGGCCACCATGTACGTCCACATGTTCCTGTTTGCCCGCCTCCATGTCAAAAGGATCGCGGCCCTGCCCGTGGATGGCGTGGTGCAGCAGCGGACGTGCATGAAGGGCGCCATCACCATCACCATCCTTTTAGGGGTCTTCGTCGTGTGCTGGGCTCCTTTCTTTCTGCACCTCATCCTCATCATCTCCTGCCCCGCCAACTCCTACTGCATCTGCTATGGTGCCTACTTCAACACCTACTTaatcctcatcatgtgcaactctGTCATCGACCCCCTCATCTACGCCTTCCGCAGTCTGGAGATGCGTAAGACCTTCAAGGAGATCATATGCTGCTACGGCATGAATTTTGGAAAGTGCGGTTAG